The DNA region ATAGATTCCCCGACTGGGTATTATACAAACGTAGAAAGAGCACTACcaggaaataaaaaaagctATTGTGAGTCCGTAAATAGCTTAACTATATGAATGGACAGATGGATTTATGGGCTGTGAAGCAGATTACGTGAGAACGAGAGCGATCTGCGATCTTTAGACGCCACGTCAGCGACATTCGCCATGAATTACGGCGGGCACACTTACATCACATATAGAAGCGTGCACCGATTCCCGAGATCTGGCGGCTGTTATCTCACCCTGTCAAGTGTCGCGCTCCGAGCTCTGCGGCCTATCTAGTCAGCTTTAGATACTCGCGAGTCACTGGTGTACGAATGCGAAACTACGGAATCTACGGGAAGCTGCTACGTAATTGTCTGAGCCGGTTTGCTTTACGGCTACCATATTGTGGGATCTATTGTCGGCGAGATTGCCTCTTCCGGCTGCCTATAAATGGGGCCTCCGACTGGGGCAAGCGGTCCAGTACACAAGTTGAACATCATCATGGTGGAGCAGGGCAAGGAAGATGCTACCGATTTTCATCCGGCGCCAGAGTGGCTAGATGAAGCCTACTTGGAGCGCCTGCTCAGGGATCTGAAGAGCGATCCGGGACTGAAGATCACCGATTTGTTGATTAAACCCGCCACTGCCAAGGGTGACAACTATGCCAGTGTGATGACACGCTTACGGATTTTGTATCTGAAAAGTGGCGCAAAAGCTCCCGAGACTGAATACTATATTGTGAAGACCACCTATGAGAACGATGCCTTTGCCGCTGGAATATTCTCGCAGTACCAGGTCAGCACCACGGAAATGCGAATGTACGAGAAGATCCTGCCCCAGTTGAGTGCCTTCATCGAGAAGACACGCCAGCCGGAGAAGATATTCGCCAAGACGCTGCATGTGGACTACGAGCATGAGGCCATCATCTTTGAGGATCTTGCTGTGACCAAACATGTCCTGGCCGATCGTCTGATCGGTTTCGATCTGGAGCACACCCACTTGGGACTCCGAAAGCTGGCGAAGATGCATGCTGCCGCCGCTGTGCTGAACGAACGTCAACCCGGATTGCTGACCAAGTTCGATCACGGCATCTTCAATCGTCACACCCAGGCCTTTGCGCCCTTCTTTGTGAAcacggtgggcgtggccgctGACTTTGCCAGCCAGTGCCCCGAATTGGGTGAGCGCTATGCCACCAAACTGAAGAAGCTGCAAGAGCGAGTGATGGAGTACTCCACGCGGGTTTACGATCCCCAGCCGGGGGATTTCAACACATTGGTGCACGGCGACTACTGGGTGAACAATGTGATGTTGCGCTACGGCGAGAATAAGCAGCCTCTGGACATGGTCCTGATCGACTTCCAGTTCTGCAGCTGGTCCTCGCCGGCGGTGGATCTGCACTACTTCATCAATACCTCGGTGCAGGCCCCCATTCGTTACGAGCAGCAGGACGCCCTGTTTCAGTATTATCACACGGTGCTCGTGGAAACGCTCAGGGATCTCAACTTTGGTGGCTACATTCCCACTCTGAGGCAGTTCGTCCTGCAGCTCGAAAGGGGCAGATTCTTTGGTGAGTCAAGATAAACTGTTCCCATCTGGAATGAGTTTCAAGTGCAcattaatattgttattaatatttatttgtatcgTGTTGAATAGCTGTCACTGTTGCTCTGGTCTGCCAGGCCATATTGACCAACGACCAAAACGCCGATGCCGACTTCAATGCTTTGATGAAGGATGACGAACGAGGACGAAACTTCCGGAAGGTTTTGTACACCAATAAAAGATTGCAGGACAATCTCAAACGCGAGCTGCCACGCTTCGAGCGAAGCGGTCTACTAGATGTACTCGACTGAATGGAGTCCATCATTTACTCTTTgatatcaaataaaaataaatacaagtttaattttgaaaacaaaatgttatgATTAGTTGTTAATTTTCAACTTCCATAATGACTATGGAGCTTCCGTAAATGTTTGCTTTCataaaacaatattaaatGTGACGTTTAAAGGCAGCAGATAATCAGggcaacggtgcgtatgagtTATAAATGCGGCGCCATCTTCCTTTTATAACTTTTAGCCAAAGTACACAGTGTATTATTATTACGTAGGTTCTTTTATTTGCTGAAACATCTGTGTTTATCGTGTGCCGCATCGTACTTGTTTCTATTTCACCACGATTCAAGGGCTTGTAATTGTTATCTCCTAAGACTTTTACAATTGTTGGCACCTTTTGTTTATCAAGAGTTTAGCACTATCTTGTCAAAATCAAGTCCAAAGCGTTATTATCAGTCATGAACACTGTATTTCATATAAAAAGGTCAGTTATGGCCGAATGAAATACATCAACTGCAATTAAGAGTGTTGATAAGTGTTTTACCAGGAAATTATAGGCAACGACGTAGTTGGGCCAATACGTACTAGaacttaacaatttgtttattttaactATTTACATATTGTTAAAATGTGATTCTCATCACATCACATCTCATCCAGCAAACCAAACTGATCCAGAAAAGGGAGTGTGACActcagtttcttttttatgttttccgGTTCGTAAACGGAGTTCTTGAATCGCATTCCACTTTCGGAGCTGGACAGAACCTGCTCAATAGAAGCATCCTCCTTGCCCTCGTACTGCATGACTGGCTCGAAAATCAGGGAGCAAAAGATGGCTGTAAATCacacaatttaaaacaattttgataaaaattagAGAACTGTACCCACCATAGAAACCTCTTGAGCGGAACTGCAGTTGGAAGTCGAACAAACTGGGTATCCGACCAGCAAACTTAAGCTTCCTCAGTGCCTCCACCAGTCTATAGTAATAGAACTGAACCAATTCCGTTTGATGTTCCAAGCGAAGATCATCCTGCAACGACGTGGAGAAGAAGTAATGCAGATCGATGGCCGGCGAGTTCCACACGCTGAACTGAAAGTCAATGAAAATCGCATTGGTGGGATGATCCTTTGCATCGTACTGGAACATAAAGTTTGTGGTCCAAAGATCTCCATGTGCCAGCGTCAAAAAGTCGCCTGGATTATTTGTCGTCGATCTTTCGCCATAGTCCATCAAACGTTCGACCAGCCTATCGATCTTGGCCTTGTACCGCGGGCCCAACTGCTCATCCGAGGTAAGGGAGCGGGACAGAGCCTCGAGAAGATTGGTCATGATCGGTGCATATGCCCGGGTGTGTTTGTTGAAAAAGCCACGATCATAGTTCTTGGCAAAGATTCCCGGCTGCCGCTCGGCGAGAACCGATGAAGCTGCATGAAAGAGGGCCAGTTTCTCCAGCACCAGGTGGGTGTGCTCCAGATCCAGTTTCTTCCGGCGGCAGGCCACCTTGTACTGATCCAACGACATGTCCTCGAAGATAATCGAGTCCCGCTCGCGGTCCACATTCATGGTGGCCGCAAAGAGCTTCCTTGCGTCCTTGAGCTCCTTCCTCACCATATCCGACAGTTGGGGCAGGATGTGCTCGTATATGTCCATCTCACGGGTGTAGACACCATAGTGAATGAGCACATCGCCGGCTGGATCCCGGTCAGCGAAAGTCGTCTTGACCAAGAACGTGGTGTCCTGTTTGCCTTTTGATGCCTTGGTCGTGTACTCCACATTGATGCGGGTCATCACGCTGCCGTAGTTTCCTCCATTGGCGACGGCTGGCTTTGTGTGCAACTTCTCCAGCTTCAGGGTGTTATCCTTGTAGTATGTGCGCAACTTATCCTGCACGTATTCCGTGGTGAGCCAAACTGGCGCTGGATGAACTTTATGGGTCGGTTTCTCGGACATGATCCTATCCGTAACTCAGGGCTTTCGCTTCTGCGACTTTGCGGACGGTTTCCGGCCACTTTTATAGCAATCTGTAGTGTATATGATAAGTATAGTGCAAGTATCTCGTGGCAACTAAGTGCGTCATGGTCAAACAACACTTAAACGATTTCGAGTCTAGACGAATGCTCACGTTTTTTGCAATGCACTTTTGATTAGCTATTCTAGATGTATTTAATGTTCCTGGTAACCCAAACGCAACAAATAGGTATACATACTTGATTTTTtcgaaaaattaataatactTTTTGTTATACTTATATGTGCTAAGAAAGGGAAATGCAACATGGGATTTGGTATTATCTGTTATCAAATATCGTAAAAGAGAAGTGAATTAATATTGTTGTTTGCCTTGATAGTTTTTCCGAGAATTCTCCCTTATCGACTGCAGCTAATTTCAAAGTCAATATCTACAAAAACAATtagaaaactatttaaaaCGGAATTTGTGCTGTTTTCATCGTTTTTACACCCCTACAAATACCTGCATATAGCACCTATTAACTATAcatattcaattaataaaagttAGTAATAGTAGGGGTAAGTAATCGTATTTTTCTGGTGATAATGTAACATAtgttacatatttattttgcttgtAAACTTATTTAAGACAATAAGATTAAAGCtatatttttcccttttttaacTTTACATCACGTCCAGTAACCCCAAATGATCTAGGAAAGGCAAAGTGAGACGCATATTCTTCCTTATTTCCTCCGCCTGAAATGCGTCATCCTTGAAGATAAAGATGGCATTGATTGGATGTCCTCCGTCGTCGTTTTGGAACATTATATTCGTGGTTCAGAGATCCCCGTACATCTTCAGTTCCCTGTCGTACACGCCGTAACTCAAGAGAACCTGCGCCGCAGGACCTGCGTCGGCAAAACTCTCCTTCACCAGGAATCTGGTAGATTGCTTGTCCTTTGATTTATCCGTGGTGTACTCGACATGGATGCGCGTTATCACGCTGGAGTAGTTCTCCGCGTTGCCGAGTGATGGCTTAAGGTCCAGTTTTTTAGGAGAAGAGTGTCATTTTTGTAGTAGGATCGCAGCTTTTGCTCCACATAATCGCGGGTGAGCCAAGCGGGCACCACTGGTGGGCTTTTGTTGCCTTCCTGGGACATGATACTGACCGAATAGCGAGGTGATTGATACTTTGGTTTTTCATCGTAGGGGTTCCGCTATTATACCTCGTCTATTACACAAGATAAGTGCACATTTAGTATTCCAGTCTTATCTATCATTCTATCTCACTTATCTGACATTCACCTTATTATTCGAATCAACCATTTGAATTAGCTATTGGAAAATCTCTTattccatttcaattttatgCCAGCGAACTACTAGATAATTCCGAACAAACGAACTGCCGTATACAACGAAACTATTTTGAAGCTCAGAAGCCAATAGCAGTCGCAATTAGAGTCAATAATTTTATTAGTTGACTTTAActgatttgtatttatttatttattgagtGGCACATATTCTTACATTTCGTCTAGTAAGCCCTGCTGATCAAGGAACGGTAGAATCAGGTGCAACTTCTTAAGGTTCGCCTCCGTCTGGTACACGGCATCCCTTATCCGCAATCCTTGCTCATCGCTGCTGATGAACTGCTCAATGGTGGGCTCCTCCTTGCCATTGTAGACCATGGCGGGCTCGAAAATCAACGACGAAAACACAGCTGCGTAAAATAATcagttaaaaattttataaaattgcATAATTACCATGGAAACTCACCATAAAAAGCTTTGGCTCGAAACTGTTGTTGGAACGCAAATAAAGTGGGTACCTTACCCGTATACTTCACCCTATTTAGAGCCTCCACTAACTTATAGTAGTAAAACTGGACCAGCTCGGTCTGGTGCTCCAGACGAAGGTTTTCTTGGATTGAGGTTGAGAAGAAGTAGTGCAGGTCAATGGCCGGAGAATTCCAAACGCTGAACTGGAAGTCGATGAAGATGGCATTAACTGGATGACCCTCGTCATCGTACTGGAACATGACATTGGTAGTCCAAATATCTCCGTGAGCCAGAGTCACAAAGTCGCCGGGAGCGAAGCAAGTCGACCTCTCGCCGTAGTCCATTACGTTTTCAATTAACCTGTCGATCTTCGCCTGGTAACGCTGCTTAAGATCCTGACTCAACTCGAGGGTGCGCGACAAGGCTTTAAGGATATTTTTCATGACGGGTTCGTAGCCTCGCACATGTTTGTTGAAAAATCCACGGTCGTAGTTCTTTTCAAAAATACCAGGCTGTCGCTCAGCCagagctgctccagctgcatGGAAGTCAGCCAGTTTCTCAAGAACCAGATGAGTGTGCTCCAGATCCAGTTTGCTTACCCTGCAGGCAACCTTATACCTCTCCAGCGAAAGGTCCTCGAACATAATCGAGTCCCGCTCACGATCAGCACTCA from Drosophila santomea strain STO CAGO 1482 chromosome 3R, Prin_Dsan_1.1, whole genome shotgun sequence includes:
- the LOC120452495 gene encoding uncharacterized protein LOC120452495, whose amino-acid sequence is MSEKPTHKVHPAPVWLTTEYVQDKLRTYYKDNTLKLEKLHTKPAVANGGNYGSVMTRINVEYTTKASKGKQDTTFLVKTTFADRDPAGDVLIHYGVYTREMDIYEHILPQLSDMVRKELKDARKLFAATMNVDRERDSIIFEDMSLDQYKVACRRKKLDLEHTHLVLEKLALFHAASSVLAERQPGIFAKNYDRGFFNKHTRAYAPIMTNLLEALSRSLTSDEQLGPRYKAKIDRLVERLMDYGERSTTNNPGDFLTLAHGDLWTTNFMFQYDAKDHPTNAIFIDFQFSVWNSPAIDLHYFFSTSLQDDLRLEHQTELVQFYYYRLVEALRKLKFAGRIPSLFDFQLQFRSRGFYAIFCSLIFEPVMQYEGKEDASIEQVLSSSESGMRFKNSVYEPENIKKKLSVTLPFLDQFGLLDEM
- the LOC120452443 gene encoding uncharacterized protein LOC120452443 is translated as MPENTSHKAPAWLTEEYVEKKLRVYFKNDTLSLKKLAIKPGTANGENYASVMTRINVEYTTRDSKDIQPATFLLKTTFADKDPAAHLLINYGIYTREIDMYEVVLPRLADIVRNELHDSRKLFAATVSADRERDSIMFEDLSLERYKVACRVSKLDLEHTHLVLEKLADFHAAGAALAERQPGIFEKNYDRGFFNKHVRGYEPVMKNILKALSRTLELSQDLKQRYQAKIDRLIENVMDYGERSTCFAPGDFVTLAHGDIWTTNVMFQYDDEGHPVNAIFIDFQFSVWNSPAIDLHYFFSTSIQENLRLEHQTELVQFYYYKLVEALNRVKYTGKVPTLFAFQQQFRAKAFYAVFSSLIFEPAMVYNGKEEPTIEQFISSDEQGLRIRDAVYQTEANLKKLHLILPFLDQQGLLDEM
- the LOC120452494 gene encoding uncharacterized protein LOC120452494, with translation MVEQGKEDATDFHPAPEWLDEAYLERLLRDLKSDPGLKITDLLIKPATAKGDNYASVMTRLRILYLKSGAKAPETEYYIVKTTYENDAFAAGIFSQYQVSTTEMRMYEKILPQLSAFIEKTRQPEKIFAKTLHVDYEHEAIIFEDLAVTKHVLADRLIGFDLEHTHLGLRKLAKMHAAAAVLNERQPGLLTKFDHGIFNRHTQAFAPFFVNTVGVAADFASQCPELGERYATKLKKLQERVMEYSTRVYDPQPGDFNTLVHGDYWVNNVMLRYGENKQPLDMVLIDFQFCSWSSPAVDLHYFINTSVQAPIRYEQQDALFQYYHTVLVETLRDLNFGGYIPTLRQFVLQLERGRFFAVTVALVCQAILTNDQNADADFNALMKDDERGRNFRKVLYTNKRLQDNLKRELPRFERSGLLDVLD